In Rhodothermales bacterium, one genomic interval encodes:
- a CDS encoding PH domain-containing protein: MRTYPSKRDGWLLAVIGVAGLVALSGVATIFNAPTPIGLKAVFTVIILGSAGLVGWLLVATGYEVSNTTLTVRSGPFTWVVALDDIEEIYPSRNPLSSPALSLDRIAIRSRGSRLPLLISPADREEFLVDLARRSPGLVKDGSRYRRVGE; the protein is encoded by the coding sequence ATGCGTACGTATCCTTCGAAGCGCGACGGGTGGCTGCTGGCCGTCATCGGAGTAGCCGGCCTGGTTGCCCTGTCCGGCGTCGCCACCATCTTCAATGCCCCTACTCCGATCGGTCTCAAGGCGGTCTTCACCGTCATCATCCTGGGTAGTGCCGGCCTGGTCGGCTGGCTCCTTGTGGCGACAGGGTATGAAGTATCCAATACTACGCTCACCGTCCGCTCGGGCCCTTTCACCTGGGTGGTCGCCCTGGATGACATCGAGGAGATCTACCCCTCCCGAAACCCCCTCTCTTCGCCAGCGCTTTCGCTGGATCGCATCGCTATCCGGAGTAGAGGGAGCCGCTTGCCGCTGTTGATCTCGCCGGCCGATCGAGAGGAGTTTCTGGTGGATCTCGCACGGCGCTCCCCCGGTCTCGTGAAGGATGGGTCCCGGTACAGACGGGTGGGGGAGTAA
- a CDS encoding 5'-methylthioadenosine phosphorylase, which yields MHFALPASVAVILGSAFRLDVLGPAEPVAFETPWGPWTLYRVERAGRPAYASFRHGYPHRLLPNQIPYRAQAHALHQAECGALLVTSSVGVMDAGLPLYHPLLLGDLITLDNRLPDGSACTLFPEPSAEHGHLVLNEGLFSRALTEQTAMLVRTGGVIPADDVVFGYVGGPRTKTPAENRMWHRLGAQVNSMTLAPEVILANELEIPCAGLVVGHKYSVPDVNAPEDEEAVAATLDRSRLTFERIVRAFLFHAMPVAFGNHLFRFSDPENEG from the coding sequence TTGCACTTTGCACTTCCAGCATCCGTCGCCGTCATCCTCGGTAGCGCCTTCCGGCTCGATGTGCTCGGGCCGGCGGAGCCGGTCGCGTTTGAAACCCCCTGGGGGCCGTGGACGCTGTACCGGGTGGAGCGGGCCGGCCGGCCGGCGTACGCTTCGTTCCGCCACGGTTACCCGCATCGGCTGCTCCCGAACCAGATCCCGTACCGCGCCCAGGCCCATGCCCTCCACCAGGCCGAGTGCGGCGCGCTGTTGGTGACGAGTTCGGTCGGGGTGATGGACGCCGGCCTGCCGCTGTACCATCCCCTGCTTCTGGGCGATCTCATCACGCTCGACAACCGCCTGCCCGACGGCAGCGCCTGTACCCTGTTTCCCGAGCCGTCAGCCGAACATGGCCATCTCGTCCTCAACGAAGGGCTGTTTTCGCGGGCGCTGACGGAGCAGACGGCCATGCTGGTGCGCACGGGAGGGGTCATTCCGGCGGATGACGTGGTCTTTGGCTACGTCGGCGGGCCGCGGACAAAGACGCCGGCCGAAAACCGGATGTGGCACCGCCTCGGGGCGCAGGTGAATTCCATGACGCTGGCGCCCGAGGTCATCCTGGCGAACGAGTTGGAAATCCCCTGCGCCGGCCTCGTGGTGGGACACAAGTACTCGGTTCCAGATGTCAACGCCCCGGAGGACGAGGAGGCCGTGGCGGCCACTCTCGACCGCTCGCGGCTCACGTTCGAACGAATCGTGCGGGCGTTTCTGTTTCACGCGATGCCCGTGGCGTTCGGCAACCACCTGTTCCGATTCTCCGACCCGGAGAACGAAGGATGA
- a CDS encoding universal stress protein, which yields MLQPTHPVFLVASDLRDASEGIVQAASVFAERACAELHLCHVIEPRGWLSRSVNLLEQAESVQLYGMVEASERLQKLQKQAKHCISRRTPPASIEVLTGPEATYQLVLNHAKKVGATHIVLGPHSGTAASARLLGTTAERIIRTASIPCLLLRGLVVHPPERIGAAIDLSSMSPQIVAEAARWAMRCAGPDVATLATPAFQLIYVGWSVEHIDNPGIEQTVVRPGIEQALAGAREVLGTSQNLDARTEVRWENEPVKPILQWAATNQIDLLVVGTHGRKGLIRALLGSTAMAIARDAACPVLLVPPPVETEG from the coding sequence ATGCTTCAACCAACCCACCCTGTTTTCCTGGTAGCCTCCGATTTGCGCGACGCCTCGGAGGGCATCGTGCAGGCGGCTTCCGTTTTCGCCGAACGCGCCTGCGCCGAACTCCACCTCTGTCACGTGATCGAGCCCCGGGGCTGGCTGAGTCGCTCGGTCAATCTGCTTGAGCAGGCAGAGTCCGTGCAGCTGTACGGCATGGTCGAGGCGTCCGAACGCCTCCAAAAGCTCCAGAAACAGGCCAAGCACTGTATATCGCGTCGAACTCCGCCGGCCAGTATCGAGGTACTGACCGGACCCGAGGCGACCTATCAGCTCGTTCTGAATCATGCAAAGAAGGTCGGCGCGACCCACATCGTGCTCGGCCCTCACAGCGGCACGGCCGCCTCGGCTCGGCTGTTGGGCACAACCGCCGAGCGTATCATTCGTACCGCCTCCATCCCGTGCCTGCTGCTCCGCGGGCTGGTCGTACACCCTCCCGAACGCATCGGAGCCGCCATCGACCTCTCATCGATGTCTCCGCAGATCGTCGCGGAGGCCGCGCGCTGGGCGATGCGCTGCGCAGGCCCGGACGTGGCGACGCTCGCCACGCCGGCGTTCCAACTTATCTACGTCGGTTGGTCGGTCGAGCACATCGACAACCCCGGGATAGAGCAAACCGTTGTGCGTCCCGGCATCGAACAGGCCCTGGCCGGCGCCCGGGAAGTACTCGGAACCTCGCAAAATCTGGACGCGCGGACGGAAGTCCGTTGGGAAAACGAGCCCGTAAAACCTATACTCCAGTGGGCCGCGACAAACCAGATCGACTTGCTTGTCGTGGGCACCCACGGGCGCAAGGGCCTTATCCGAGCGCTCCTGGGGAGTACGGCAATGGCCATCGCACGAGACGCGGCATGTCCGGTGCTTCTCGTGCCGCCACCCGTCGAAACCGAAGGCTAA
- the iolD gene encoding 3D-(3,5/4)-trihydroxycyclohexane-1,2-dione acylhydrolase (decyclizing): protein MSTRRLTVAQAVIEYLKHQYVVRDGHEHRFFGGCFGIFGHGNVAGLGQALHQGHGFQFYQFRNEQAMVHTAVAYAKMKNRLGTFACTTSIGPGATNMITGAALATINRLPVLLLPGDIFARRHVAPVLQQLETPFTQDIGVNDAFRPVSRYWDRINRPEQLIASLPEAMRVLTSPAETGAVTICLPQDVQADAFDFPDAFFERKIWTVPRPRPDVGLVRKAVEWIRASKHPMIVAGGGVLYSEAAETVRRFSGRTGIPVAETQAGKGVMRYDDPTALGAVGATGTPGAVAVSREADLVIGIGTRYSDFTTESKSAWQRDGVRFININIAEFDAFKHGALPLTGDARAVLEELDALLDDYEVSHAYRQQAAGFNQSWDAAVQRIYTLGHGVPVSQGEVIGAVNEFSDPKDVVLCAAGSMPGDLHKLWRTRDAKGYHMEYGYSTMGYEIAGGLGVKMADPSREVYVMCGDGSYLMMSSEIVTSIQEGYKLTILLLNNHGYASIGGLSEAVGADRFGTQYRFRDDEQKAFTGAPLPLDLAANAQSLGAYVFRCVTIEDVRSALVEAKTIDRTVVIYVETDIHQGVPGYGWWEVPIAEVSTTESARLAHQGYVEAKKMQRRYL from the coding sequence ATGTCTACCCGCCGGCTCACGGTCGCACAGGCCGTCATCGAGTACCTCAAACACCAGTACGTCGTCCGCGACGGCCATGAACATCGCTTCTTCGGGGGATGCTTTGGCATCTTCGGGCACGGCAACGTGGCCGGCCTGGGGCAAGCGCTCCACCAGGGGCATGGGTTCCAATTTTACCAGTTCCGGAACGAGCAGGCGATGGTCCACACGGCCGTCGCCTACGCGAAGATGAAAAACCGGCTCGGGACGTTTGCTTGCACGACCTCGATTGGGCCCGGGGCGACGAACATGATCACGGGCGCCGCGCTGGCGACGATCAACCGCCTGCCGGTGCTGCTGCTCCCCGGCGACATCTTCGCCCGCCGGCACGTGGCGCCGGTCCTCCAACAACTCGAAACCCCCTTCACGCAAGACATCGGTGTAAACGACGCCTTCCGCCCCGTGTCGCGCTACTGGGATCGCATCAACCGGCCCGAGCAGCTCATCGCCTCGCTGCCCGAGGCGATGCGGGTGCTCACGTCGCCGGCCGAGACCGGCGCCGTCACCATCTGCCTGCCGCAGGACGTCCAGGCCGACGCCTTCGATTTTCCCGACGCCTTTTTTGAGAGAAAGATCTGGACCGTGCCGCGGCCCCGGCCGGATGTCGGTCTCGTCCGCAAAGCCGTCGAATGGATCCGCGCGTCGAAGCACCCAATGATCGTCGCCGGCGGCGGCGTATTGTACAGCGAGGCCGCCGAAACCGTACGCCGGTTTTCCGGGCGCACGGGCATCCCGGTCGCGGAGACGCAGGCCGGCAAGGGCGTCATGCGTTACGACGACCCGACGGCCCTGGGGGCGGTCGGCGCGACGGGCACGCCCGGCGCCGTGGCGGTTTCACGGGAGGCTGACCTCGTGATCGGGATCGGGACCCGGTACAGCGACTTCACGACGGAGTCGAAGTCGGCCTGGCAACGCGACGGTGTCCGCTTCATCAACATCAACATCGCCGAATTCGACGCCTTCAAACACGGCGCCCTCCCGCTCACCGGCGACGCACGCGCCGTCCTAGAGGAGCTGGACGCGTTGCTGGACGACTACGAGGTTTCCCACGCCTATCGCCAGCAGGCGGCCGGCTTCAACCAATCGTGGGACGCGGCGGTGCAGCGCATTTACACACTAGGCCACGGCGTGCCCGTCAGCCAGGGCGAGGTGATCGGAGCGGTGAATGAGTTCTCCGACCCAAAAGATGTGGTGCTCTGCGCCGCCGGCAGCATGCCGGGCGACCTGCACAAGCTCTGGCGCACACGCGACGCCAAGGGGTACCACATGGAATACGGCTACTCGACCATGGGCTACGAAATCGCCGGCGGGCTGGGGGTCAAGATGGCGGACCCGAGCCGTGAGGTGTACGTCATGTGCGGCGACGGGAGCTACCTGATGATGTCGTCCGAAATCGTCACGTCGATTCAAGAAGGGTATAAGCTGACCATCCTCCTGCTCAACAACCACGGCTACGCCAGCATCGGCGGGCTCTCCGAAGCCGTCGGAGCCGACCGCTTCGGCACCCAGTACCGGTTTCGGGACGACGAGCAAAAGGCGTTTACCGGCGCTCCCCTCCCCCTGGACCTGGCCGCCAACGCCCAGAGCCTCGGCGCCTATGTCTTCCGCTGCGTCACCATCGAGGACGTGCGTTCGGCGCTTGTCGAGGCCAAAACCATTGACCGGACGGTCGTCATTTACGTCGAGACCGACATCCACCAGGGGGTACCGGGATATGGATGGTGGGAAGTGCCCATCGCGGAGGTCTCAACCACCGAATCCGCCCGCCTGGCGCATCAGGGGTATGTGGAGGCGAAGAAGATGCAGAGACGGTACCTTTAA
- a CDS encoding ABC transporter ATP-binding protein encodes MFLEINQLHKSYGREAVLRGLDLSLAGRETLSVLGRSGCGKTTLLKVIAGLETADAGAVRLADRDVTRAEPQTRSAVYLYQEPLLFPHLNVRENIAFGLRLRNEPAGEVRRRVDEMLDDLELASHARKMPTQLSGGQRQRVAFGRAIIIRPALLLLDEPFASLDVEIRGAMQQVFKRLVKRYEIAAIFVTHDLKEALLMGDRIAFMKEGRLHAYESRDAFIRDPDIGVLDEIAFWKGLLGD; translated from the coding sequence GTGTTTCTCGAAATCAACCAGCTCCACAAGTCGTACGGACGCGAAGCGGTGCTTCGTGGGCTGGATCTGTCGCTGGCGGGGCGGGAGACGCTCAGTGTGTTGGGGCGGTCGGGGTGTGGGAAGACGACCCTGTTAAAGGTGATCGCCGGCCTGGAGACGGCGGATGCGGGCGCGGTGCGTCTGGCGGATCGGGATGTGACGCGGGCCGAACCGCAGACGCGGAGCGCGGTGTACCTCTACCAGGAGCCGCTGTTGTTTCCGCACCTGAATGTCCGGGAGAACATCGCGTTCGGGCTTCGGCTGCGAAACGAGCCGGCCGGCGAGGTGCGGCGCCGTGTCGACGAAATGTTGGACGACCTGGAGCTCGCCTCCCACGCCCGCAAAATGCCCACCCAGCTCTCGGGCGGCCAGCGGCAACGGGTGGCGTTCGGACGGGCGATCATCATCCGGCCGGCCCTGCTGCTGCTCGACGAGCCGTTCGCCAGCCTCGATGTCGAGATCCGCGGCGCGATGCAGCAGGTGTTTAAACGCCTCGTGAAACGCTACGAGATCGCGGCAATTTTTGTCACGCACGACCTCAAGGAGGCCTTGCTCATGGGCGACCGGATTGCGTTCATGAAGGAAGGCCGGCTCCACGCCTACGAATCGAGAGACGCCTTCATCCGCGACCCGGATATCGGAGTGTTGGACGAAATCGCGTTCTGGAAAGGGTTGCTCGGGGATTAG
- a CDS encoding ABC transporter substrate-binding protein, producing MKHLLLLILLLAGCGPSSSGDAGIDVATAPWEAIEAEARGQRVNLMMWMGDPFINEYMRGYVAPALMERYGIDLTISSGQGKQVVSLLMTEIEAGKAMSDVDMAWINGETFYQLRQIDALYGPFVDRLPNARYIDLENPFIGKDFQQPVEGFEAPWGNVQFALIHDTLRTPEPPRTREALAAWVRAHPGKFTFDIGFAGMTFLKSLLIDIAGGPEVLAGPFDGRLYARYAPELWRYVNDIEPYLWMKGETYPAGLAQLHQMFATGEVDFTMSNNDGEVDNKVLQGLFPPTAAAFVLEGGTIQNSHYLGIVKTAEHKAGAMVAINFMLSPEAQLQKYDPAVWGDGTVLAIDRLPADWQARFASVPGRTHAPRREVIQPYALPELAPEYMIRLYDDFRNEVLAR from the coding sequence GTGAAACATCTTCTTCTCCTCATCCTTCTCCTCGCCGGCTGTGGGCCGTCTTCTTCCGGGGACGCGGGGATCGATGTGGCCACGGCGCCGTGGGAGGCCATCGAGGCGGAGGCGCGGGGGCAGCGGGTGAATCTGATGATGTGGATGGGTGATCCGTTCATCAACGAATACATGCGCGGCTACGTGGCGCCGGCGCTGATGGAGCGATACGGAATCGATCTCACTATCAGCTCCGGCCAGGGCAAGCAGGTGGTGTCGTTATTGATGACCGAGATCGAGGCCGGCAAGGCGATGAGCGACGTCGACATGGCCTGGATCAACGGAGAGACCTTTTACCAGCTCCGGCAGATCGATGCACTGTACGGGCCGTTTGTGGATCGCCTGCCGAACGCCCGGTACATCGATCTCGAAAACCCGTTCATCGGGAAGGATTTTCAACAGCCTGTGGAAGGGTTCGAGGCGCCCTGGGGCAACGTACAGTTTGCCCTCATCCACGACACCCTCCGCACACCCGAGCCGCCGCGCACACGCGAGGCGCTCGCCGCGTGGGTTCGCGCCCATCCCGGCAAGTTTACATTCGACATCGGGTTTGCCGGCATGACCTTCCTGAAGTCGCTGCTCATCGACATCGCTGGTGGGCCGGAGGTGCTGGCCGGGCCATTTGACGGACGGCTGTACGCCCGGTACGCCCCCGAATTGTGGCGGTATGTAAACGACATCGAGCCGTATCTGTGGATGAAGGGCGAGACCTACCCGGCCGGCCTGGCCCAGCTCCATCAGATGTTCGCTACGGGGGAGGTCGATTTCACCATGAGCAACAACGACGGGGAAGTCGACAACAAAGTGCTGCAGGGGCTTTTCCCGCCGACGGCCGCCGCCTTTGTACTGGAGGGCGGGACGATCCAGAATTCGCACTACCTGGGCATCGTGAAGACGGCCGAACATAAGGCCGGCGCGATGGTGGCGATCAATTTTATGCTCTCGCCCGAAGCGCAGCTCCAGAAGTACGACCCGGCCGTGTGGGGAGATGGGACGGTGTTGGCTATCGACCGGCTGCCGGCGGACTGGCAGGCGCGCTTCGCCTCCGTCCCGGGCCGCACACACGCGCCGCGCCGGGAGGTCATCCAGCCGTATGCGCTCCCCGAACTCGCCCCCGAATACATGATCCGGTTGTATGACGATTTCCGGAACGAAGTCCTTGCACGGTAA
- a CDS encoding Gfo/Idh/MocA family oxidoreductase: MPIRIAAVGLGRLGRLHAENLAFRIPGVELAAVCSVVLDEVEEARKALGNPAGFMNYGEMLARCPLDAVVLTTPSGLHAGQIEAALEAGLHVFCEKPLATTMADCERAAAAVARHPHRVFLLGFMRRYDPSYLFAKQQIDAGAIGRPILFRGYSVDPLSAIEGALTYAPHSAGQFLDMAIHDIDLARWLLKSEPREVYATGGCYAYEAFARYGDGDNVAALMPFENGAMAFFFAGRTAPHGYNVETEIIGTKAALRINAVPARNRVEILDAGGVRKTCDQHFIDRFGDAYRNELVEFAACIREERRPGITVQDGLAATRIALAATKAFQDGGVVRIDAPE; the protein is encoded by the coding sequence GTGCCCATACGCATCGCGGCCGTCGGACTGGGCCGGCTTGGGCGGCTTCATGCCGAGAATCTGGCGTTCCGGATCCCGGGTGTCGAGCTGGCGGCTGTTTGCAGCGTCGTGCTGGACGAGGTAGAGGAGGCGCGGAAGGCGCTCGGCAACCCCGCCGGCTTTATGAATTACGGGGAGATGCTGGCGCGGTGCCCGCTCGATGCCGTCGTTCTCACCACCCCATCCGGTTTACACGCCGGCCAGATAGAGGCCGCACTCGAGGCCGGGCTACACGTTTTTTGTGAGAAACCCCTCGCCACCACCATGGCAGACTGCGAGCGCGCGGCCGCGGCTGTCGCCCGACACCCGCACCGGGTGTTCTTGCTCGGGTTCATGCGGCGCTACGATCCCTCGTATCTCTTTGCGAAACAGCAGATCGACGCCGGCGCCATCGGCCGGCCCATCCTCTTCCGGGGCTACAGCGTGGACCCCCTCTCGGCCATCGAGGGCGCGCTCACATACGCCCCCCACAGTGCCGGCCAGTTCCTCGACATGGCCATACACGACATTGACCTCGCCCGCTGGTTGCTGAAGAGCGAGCCGCGCGAAGTGTATGCGACAGGCGGCTGTTATGCCTACGAAGCATTCGCCCGGTATGGCGACGGCGACAATGTGGCGGCGCTGATGCCGTTCGAGAACGGCGCCATGGCGTTTTTCTTCGCCGGCCGCACGGCCCCGCACGGCTACAATGTCGAGACCGAGATCATCGGCACAAAGGCTGCGCTGCGTATCAACGCCGTGCCGGCCCGGAACCGCGTCGAAATCCTGGATGCCGGCGGCGTCCGGAAGACGTGCGACCAGCACTTCATCGACCGCTTCGGCGACGCCTACCGCAACGAACTCGTGGAGTTCGCCGCCTGCATTCGCGAGGAGCGCCGGCCTGGGATCACGGTGCAGGACGGTCTGGCCGCTACCCGTATCGCCCTCGCGGCAACGAAGGCGTTTCAAGACGGAGGGGTGGTGCGGATTGACGCCCCTGAGTAG
- a CDS encoding aminoglycoside phosphotransferase family protein: MTEEAIQEAIRRLLPATNWIGSPRRLSGGLINEVWRVPASPEPLIVKYAPPYIATSPSIPLDPHRLVIESRCLALFGERGPLAAVATHTVRPPVPRAVDELAHILVMEDVGDAPHLGAWLETATDEAAGEVGAQLGVFIGRLHAASTGDFALSRAIDNRAIQETRLAVQYRAIGGLLAHLGVPDAAKLGREAEALGERLLRPGSCLIMGDLWPPSVLVTPAGLRVIDWEFAHYGNPAQDVGHLAAHLWMIGHRLEAPAAPAFWSAWLAAYAVAVRPAKTSLWDDQARRDAAVHAGCEILVRVAGAFRAGYLYDGHTADDAVVYDAVAHSVALLRGAPGGCIDHRL; encoded by the coding sequence ATGACGGAGGAGGCGATACAGGAGGCCATCCGCCGGCTCCTACCCGCGACCAACTGGATCGGAAGCCCCCGGCGCCTGTCCGGGGGGCTGATCAACGAGGTGTGGCGCGTGCCGGCCTCCCCCGAGCCGCTCATCGTCAAATACGCCCCGCCCTATATCGCTACCTCTCCCTCGATCCCCCTCGATCCCCACCGCCTCGTCATCGAAAGCCGTTGCCTGGCGTTATTCGGTGAACGTGGCCCGCTCGCGGCGGTGGCAACACACACTGTACGGCCACCGGTTCCGCGGGCGGTGGACGAGCTGGCGCACATCCTTGTCATGGAAGACGTGGGCGATGCGCCGCATCTGGGCGCCTGGTTGGAGACGGCTACCGACGAGGCGGCGGGGGAGGTTGGTGCGCAGCTGGGCGTCTTCATCGGCCGGCTGCACGCCGCCAGCACCGGGGACTTCGCTCTTTCCAGGGCGATTGACAACCGAGCCATCCAGGAAACCCGTCTCGCCGTCCAGTACCGCGCCATCGGCGGCCTCCTCGCGCACCTCGGTGTTCCGGATGCGGCGAAGCTGGGACGGGAGGCCGAGGCACTTGGGGAGCGGCTGCTCCGGCCCGGGAGCTGCCTCATCATGGGCGACCTCTGGCCGCCGTCCGTCCTTGTGACGCCGGCCGGCCTGCGGGTGATCGACTGGGAGTTCGCGCACTACGGCAACCCCGCGCAGGATGTCGGCCATCTGGCGGCTCATCTGTGGATGATCGGGCATCGGCTGGAGGCGCCGGCCGCGCCTGCGTTTTGGAGCGCATGGCTGGCCGCCTACGCCGTGGCCGTGCGTCCCGCGAAAACAAGCCTATGGGACGATCAGGCGCGCCGCGACGCTGCCGTGCATGCCGGTTGCGAGATCCTCGTCCGCGTCGCTGGTGCTTTTCGGGCGGGATATCTGTATGATGGACACACGGCAGACGATGCCGTCGTCTATGACGCCGTCGCCCACTCCGTCGCGTTGCTTAGGGGGGCTCCGGGGGGGTGTATCGATCATCGACTATAA
- a CDS encoding universal stress protein, protein MYKYNRVLIALNLLSDQDETTLRYAGMLGRLGMPNAVYVAHVAETLDIPDSVREAYPEALRPLDETIEEQLRYCVGAHFGERPANTDVHYLVGEGPTAETLLRWTKLKDIDLVIVGSRRRGREGGSTPEKMARRAPCSVLTVPEGAPARIKRILVPLDFSEHSRDALTKAIAIAAAAGHSELVCLHVYSVPVGYYKIGKTYEEFAAIMRSHAEEKYRQFIADLDLQGLSLIALFEPSEKASSRIPEVAERERADLILMGARGRSNSAAVMLGSVTERLLHDSTIPIIAVKQKGEEANMGFLDAFKEL, encoded by the coding sequence ATGTACAAGTACAATCGCGTCCTCATTGCCCTGAACCTGCTCAGCGACCAGGACGAGACCACCCTTCGATACGCCGGCATGCTCGGCCGGCTGGGTATGCCGAATGCCGTCTATGTCGCCCACGTCGCGGAAACCCTGGACATACCGGACTCTGTCCGCGAGGCCTACCCTGAAGCGTTGCGTCCCCTCGACGAGACCATCGAAGAACAGCTTCGCTACTGTGTGGGCGCCCACTTCGGGGAACGGCCGGCGAACACCGACGTGCACTACCTCGTCGGCGAAGGTCCGACGGCGGAGACGCTGCTCCGCTGGACGAAGCTGAAGGATATCGACCTTGTTATCGTAGGCTCGCGCCGGCGGGGCCGCGAGGGCGGATCCACACCGGAAAAGATGGCGCGCCGCGCGCCGTGCTCCGTGTTGACTGTTCCGGAAGGCGCCCCGGCGCGCATCAAGCGCATCCTGGTGCCGCTCGATTTCTCCGAGCACTCCCGCGACGCGCTTACCAAGGCGATTGCGATCGCGGCGGCGGCCGGCCATTCCGAGCTCGTCTGCCTACACGTCTACAGCGTGCCGGTAGGGTACTACAAGATCGGGAAGACGTACGAGGAGTTTGCGGCCATCATGCGCAGCCACGCGGAGGAAAAATATCGGCAGTTCATCGCCGATCTCGACCTCCAGGGGCTTTCGCTCATCGCCTTGTTCGAGCCCAGCGAAAAGGCCTCGAGCCGCATTCCGGAAGTCGCTGAACGGGAAAGGGCAGACCTCATCCTCATGGGGGCCCGAGGCCGTAGCAACAGCGCGGCCGTCATGCTAGGCAGTGTCACCGAGCGCCTGTTGCACGATTCAACCATCCCCATCATCGCCGTCAAACAGAAGGGCGAAGAGGCCAATATGGGATTTTTGGACGCTTTCAAAGAGTTGTAG
- the iolB gene encoding 5-deoxy-glucuronate isomerase, with protein sequence MHDSPLLRKPSAGAGWYQRITREEAGWEFLNFEARLLRRDETWAGDTGENEYAIVLLGGNFSVSSTHGTWRTEHGRKDVFSGIAHTLYLPRRTNFVLTAESDTLDIACGWCATDQDRPACFKRPEEAAIELRGGDNANRQINSLLPPGFDCHRLVCVEVYTPSGNWSSFPAHKHDIRTINPDGTLKEARLEETYFYKIDRPQGFAIQQVYTADRSLDEIVRAHNNDVVMVPRGYHPVVAGHGYTVYYLNFLTGSDQSLANTDDPDHAWIYGTWKGQDPRLPLVTAAMNRAEG encoded by the coding sequence AATTCCTGAATTTCGAAGCCCGCCTCCTCCGCCGCGACGAGACCTGGGCCGGCGACACCGGCGAGAACGAATACGCCATCGTGCTACTTGGAGGCAACTTCTCGGTGAGCTCCACCCACGGTACGTGGCGCACCGAACACGGCCGCAAGGATGTCTTTAGCGGCATCGCCCATACGCTCTATTTGCCCCGGCGCACGAACTTCGTCCTGACCGCCGAAAGTGATACGCTGGACATCGCGTGCGGCTGGTGCGCGACGGACCAGGACCGGCCGGCCTGTTTCAAACGCCCGGAAGAAGCCGCCATCGAGCTGCGCGGCGGCGACAACGCCAACCGGCAGATCAACAGCCTGCTGCCTCCCGGCTTCGACTGCCACCGGCTCGTCTGTGTCGAGGTCTACACCCCTTCCGGCAACTGGAGCTCGTTTCCAGCCCACAAACACGACATCCGCACCATCAACCCGGACGGGACGCTGAAGGAGGCCCGGCTGGAGGAGACGTATTTCTACAAGATCGATCGCCCCCAGGGGTTCGCGATCCAGCAGGTGTACACGGCCGACCGCTCGCTGGACGAGATCGTGCGCGCCCACAACAACGACGTCGTGATGGTCCCACGCGGCTATCACCCCGTGGTGGCCGGCCACGGGTACACCGTCTACTACCTGAACTTCCTGACCGGCAGCGACCAGTCACTCGCCAACACGGACGACCCGGACCACGCTTGGATTTACGGGACGTGGAAGGGCCAGGACCCCCGGCTGCCGCTCGTGACGGCCGCGATGAACCGCGCCGAGGGCTGA